The following proteins come from a genomic window of Sulfitobacter indolifex:
- a CDS encoding glycosyltransferase, whose translation MSKLTLSSDAGVPSPLVRKSRRAIRSLLDTGVATRIAVKRASVSGRKSRRVLLLSDGMKGTSEQQFAPLRRFRQTIAAELGLIFEFGSTDRIASISKEQLSGYAAVGLKLAFDTPADKAAALAQTLFDAARAAGAKCLVFDGDDDQCVIWPQVIDACDTYIKKHKFSDLKAYKRSYHGKTNLTDYAHQTFGVDFSDNIISETDPLNDDQIAKIVLGWNIGLDDKIYDLSRDISAESLCKPKTIDISCRASVTPDNWIYGMRNGAVEAMRALEGKMRVHAPNNRVPQQEYYNEMLSSWLTLSPFGYGELCWRDFEAILCGSILIKPDMSHVVTYPDIFIPGETYLPVAWDYSNLEEVCTGVLQNTEQRDQIRRTARETLLKGLTAQSFIARLENTMKAAAVLDA comes from the coding sequence ATGTCCAAACTTACCCTAAGCTCAGACGCTGGCGTGCCTTCGCCACTCGTGCGCAAATCAAGGCGTGCGATACGTTCTTTGCTAGATACAGGCGTTGCCACACGCATTGCTGTTAAACGGGCCTCTGTGTCCGGGCGCAAATCCCGCAGGGTTCTACTTCTCAGTGACGGCATGAAGGGGACCAGCGAACAACAATTTGCCCCCCTGCGTCGGTTCCGTCAGACGATTGCGGCCGAACTAGGCCTGATTTTTGAGTTTGGTTCCACAGACCGAATTGCGTCGATCAGCAAGGAACAACTGTCTGGCTATGCCGCCGTTGGATTGAAGCTGGCCTTTGACACGCCCGCCGACAAGGCAGCGGCGCTTGCGCAAACCTTGTTTGACGCGGCACGGGCGGCGGGCGCGAAATGCTTGGTTTTTGACGGCGATGACGATCAATGTGTGATCTGGCCGCAAGTGATAGATGCCTGTGATACCTATATCAAAAAGCACAAGTTTTCTGACTTGAAGGCGTATAAGCGCAGCTACCACGGTAAGACCAACTTGACCGACTACGCACATCAGACCTTCGGTGTGGATTTTAGCGACAACATCATCTCCGAGACTGACCCCCTCAACGACGATCAAATCGCCAAGATCGTATTGGGTTGGAACATTGGGCTGGATGACAAAATCTACGACCTTTCTCGGGATATCTCCGCAGAAAGTTTATGCAAACCTAAGACGATCGACATCTCCTGCCGCGCCAGCGTCACGCCCGATAATTGGATCTACGGTATGCGCAATGGTGCAGTAGAGGCCATGCGCGCCCTTGAGGGTAAGATGCGCGTGCATGCGCCCAACAACCGAGTGCCCCAGCAAGAATATTACAATGAGATGCTCAGTTCTTGGCTTACGCTTAGCCCGTTCGGCTATGGTGAACTCTGCTGGCGGGATTTTGAAGCCATCCTCTGTGGCAGCATTCTGATAAAACCGGACATGTCCCATGTGGTTACTTATCCGGATATATTTATACCTGGTGAAACCTATCTTCCGGTGGCCTGGGATTACAGCAACCTCGAAGAAGTCTGTACCGGAGTGTTGCAGAACACGGAACAGCGCGACCAAATCAGACGCACTGCGCGTGAAACGCTTTTGAAAGGGCTGACTGCCCAAAGCTTCATCGCGCGCCTGGAAAACACCATGAAAGCTGCCGCCGTACTGGACGCATAA
- a CDS encoding YcaO-like family protein — MDFGISGGTKKLLRDGLHRICTAQQTLDRILPIKHKFGITRIANVTGLDRVGLPVVLAIRPNARSISVSQGKGSTLVLAKVSALMEAIEIWHAEHFDRPVFFARFDDLSEQHDFIDLTRLPEVRGRTRNSAERLHWVYAQELMSGRKVLVPVEMVQTDYTHPLFPGTGCFPSSTNGLASGNSELEATCHAICEVIERDALALWHHGSPDAQKSSQLDLNTVDDPICLEALRKFAEAGLECFVWNVTSDVAVASFMCVIFDRQSETDHLGLGSGTHPDRSVALERALNEAAQTRLNYISGAREDLSFEEYSASGRAQKMTEFAVALSGPMPSLKFCDVPSSSNIDLESDLNFLKKCLWSAGINEVAVVGLGREEFRISVVRVIVPGLEAPHDDEGYVAGVRARRLSGEGTMG, encoded by the coding sequence ATGGATTTCGGTATTTCTGGCGGCACAAAAAAGCTGCTCAGAGACGGGCTGCACCGCATTTGCACGGCCCAGCAAACCCTCGATCGAATTCTGCCGATCAAGCATAAATTTGGGATTACCCGCATTGCGAATGTTACAGGTTTGGATCGTGTCGGGTTACCGGTTGTATTGGCCATCAGACCCAATGCACGCTCCATTTCGGTATCTCAGGGAAAAGGTTCGACGCTTGTTCTTGCCAAGGTCTCCGCTTTAATGGAGGCGATCGAAATCTGGCATGCAGAGCATTTTGACCGACCAGTTTTCTTTGCGCGTTTTGACGATCTGTCTGAGCAACATGATTTTATTGACCTGACACGACTGCCGGAAGTTCGTGGGCGCACCCGCAACAGCGCAGAACGCCTACACTGGGTCTACGCACAGGAATTGATGAGCGGTAGAAAGGTGCTTGTTCCCGTAGAAATGGTGCAAACTGATTACACCCACCCGCTCTTTCCCGGCACAGGATGTTTTCCCTCAAGTACCAACGGTCTGGCCTCGGGGAACAGTGAGCTTGAGGCGACATGCCATGCGATATGCGAAGTGATCGAACGTGATGCTTTGGCTTTGTGGCATCATGGCTCTCCCGACGCGCAGAAGTCGTCGCAGCTTGACCTAAACACCGTCGATGATCCAATTTGTTTGGAGGCCTTACGGAAATTCGCGGAAGCTGGTCTGGAGTGTTTTGTATGGAATGTGACGTCCGATGTCGCAGTGGCCTCCTTTATGTGCGTGATCTTTGACCGCCAGTCAGAAACGGACCATCTCGGGCTAGGATCAGGAACCCATCCGGACCGCTCGGTCGCGCTGGAAAGAGCGCTAAACGAAGCGGCGCAGACGCGGTTGAACTATATCTCCGGTGCCCGAGAGGACCTGTCATTTGAAGAATACAGCGCGTCCGGCCGAGCGCAGAAAATGACGGAATTTGCGGTTGCTCTTAGCGGACCGATGCCTTCGCTGAAATTTTGCGATGTCCCTTCATCTTCCAACATTGATCTGGAAAGCGATCTTAATTTTCTCAAGAAGTGCTTGTGGAGTGCTGGAATCAATGAGGTTGCTGTTGTCGGTCTTGGGCGTGAAGAATTCCGAATTTCAGTTGTACGGGTGATCGTGCCGGGGCTTGAAGCTCCGCATGACGACGAAGGGTATGTCGCGGGCGTCCGCGCCCGCCGTCTCAGTGGAGAAGGAACTATGGGGTGA
- the glf gene encoding UDP-galactopyranose mutase, with product MHIGMAGAGLSCAVIGRSLAESGHKITMFESRSHIAGNCHTERDPKSGVMVHAYGPHIFHTNDDEVWEYVNQFMSFKPYVNRVKATTKGKVFSLPINLLTINQFFGSTMSPNEAREFIEERADTSIKEPQNFEEQALKFIGPELYEAFFLGYTRKQWGKEPTEIPASILKRLPVRFNYDDNYFAHRHQGMPEHGYTSMVENILNHPNIEVKLNTKLDPSDVEDYDHVFWSGPLDAYFKHKFGRLQYRTLDFERIEKSGDAQGCAVMNYTDEEVPWTRITEHKHFSPWEAHDKTVLFREYSRSCEPDDIPYYPIHRTDGDTLLEQYQEAAAAEEGVTFIGRLGTYRYMDMDVTIRAALDTLAEWRGAHAS from the coding sequence ATGCACATTGGAATGGCAGGGGCAGGATTATCCTGCGCCGTGATCGGGCGGAGCCTTGCTGAGAGTGGCCATAAGATCACGATGTTTGAATCGCGCTCTCATATCGCTGGGAATTGTCACACGGAGCGAGACCCAAAATCTGGCGTGATGGTGCACGCCTATGGCCCTCACATCTTCCATACAAATGATGATGAAGTCTGGGAGTACGTCAACCAGTTCATGAGCTTTAAACCCTACGTAAACCGGGTTAAAGCGACGACAAAGGGCAAGGTGTTTTCGCTCCCGATCAATCTGCTGACGATCAACCAATTCTTTGGTTCCACGATGTCGCCTAACGAAGCACGTGAATTTATCGAAGAACGTGCAGACACATCCATCAAAGAGCCACAGAACTTTGAAGAACAAGCCCTGAAGTTCATCGGGCCGGAACTCTATGAAGCCTTCTTTTTAGGGTACACGCGTAAGCAATGGGGCAAGGAACCCACAGAAATTCCAGCCTCAATCTTAAAGCGGCTGCCGGTGCGGTTCAACTATGACGACAATTACTTCGCCCACCGTCACCAAGGCATGCCGGAGCATGGCTATACGTCGATGGTCGAGAATATCCTCAATCACCCCAACATTGAGGTGAAACTGAACACGAAATTGGACCCCTCTGATGTCGAAGATTATGATCACGTTTTCTGGTCGGGCCCGCTAGACGCCTATTTCAAGCACAAGTTCGGACGTTTGCAGTACCGCACCCTGGACTTCGAGCGCATCGAGAAAAGCGGCGACGCCCAAGGTTGCGCGGTAATGAATTACACCGATGAAGAAGTGCCTTGGACTCGGATCACAGAGCATAAGCATTTCAGTCCGTGGGAGGCGCATGACAAAACAGTTCTGTTCCGCGAATATAGCCGTTCCTGTGAACCCGACGACATCCCGTATTATCCGATCCACCGCACCGATGGAGATACGCTGTTAGAACAGTACCAAGAGGCCGCCGCCGCAGAGGAAGGCGTAACCTTCATAGGACGGTTGGGGACCTATCGGTATATGGATATGGATGTCACGATCCGTGCGGCCTTGGACACTTTGGCAGAATGGCGCGGTGCCCACGCCAGCTAA
- a CDS encoding GNAT family N-acetyltransferase, whose protein sequence is MAAKPSVDCFTFRPMSLDDISTFSEWFWDFKDVALFERSSPIPTNLDAMKGSWKKSLEYATNPTAFWFIAISADGRPAGIAGLEAINYIHGDAIVPAFVGRQFRRKGLATAMSISLLELAFRQLRLYRVSTYYREDNSATRSTLTSLGFQEEGRFRGGWFSDGKRRDVIIAGLLSSEWEQTRKSVFEALTQNSKVVFKPTCWTNAGE, encoded by the coding sequence ATGGCTGCGAAACCAAGTGTTGATTGCTTTACATTCCGCCCGATGTCTTTGGACGATATATCGACGTTTTCCGAATGGTTTTGGGACTTCAAAGATGTAGCGCTGTTTGAGCGAAGCAGTCCCATTCCAACAAATCTGGACGCTATGAAAGGCAGCTGGAAAAAGTCGTTGGAGTACGCGACCAACCCGACAGCCTTTTGGTTCATCGCGATCAGCGCTGATGGGCGGCCGGCGGGCATCGCGGGACTGGAGGCCATCAATTACATCCACGGTGATGCCATCGTTCCCGCATTTGTGGGGCGGCAGTTTCGCCGGAAAGGCCTTGCGACGGCCATGTCGATCAGCCTGCTGGAACTCGCGTTCAGGCAGCTTCGGCTATACCGGGTGTCGACCTATTACAGAGAAGACAATTCAGCGACCCGGTCCACTCTCACCTCGCTAGGATTTCAGGAAGAGGGGCGGTTTCGGGGGGGGTGGTTCTCGGACGGCAAAAGGCGTGATGTCATTATTGCCGGGCTGCTTAGTTCTGAGTGGGAGCAAACACGGAAGTCGGTTTTTGAAGCTTTAACGCAGAATTCCAAGGTCGTGTTTAAGCCCACATGCTGGACGAACGCAGGTGAGTAA
- the rsgA gene encoding ribosome small subunit-dependent GTPase A, translating to MTHSSAQHAVSLATLGWSTFFDEQVEPGEAELAPMRIATVHRDRVTAMSEHGPMRLKLAAQTNTTDFAVGDWVLVARETRLLVRRLTRRMQLQRKAEGRRQAQLIAANVDTLLIVTSCNDDFNPARLERYLALANEAGAVPVIVLTKIDQTAEPARYLRQAQALQTDLDAVMLNAKSPDAALTLAHWCGPGQTVALVGSSGVGKSTLLNTLSEKSPEDAQPTGAIRAADAKGRHTTTSRSLHAIAGGGWVIDTPGMRTLHLSDVSAGLNTLFAEIVELASQCRFRDCTHAHEPGCAVQAATADGTLDPARLDRWRKLTEENSTNTVIQTGPRGNKVTKTPGKRR from the coding sequence ATGACCCATTCATCAGCTCAGCACGCAGTTTCATTAGCCACTCTCGGTTGGTCAACGTTTTTTGACGAGCAAGTGGAGCCCGGCGAAGCCGAGCTTGCGCCCATGCGCATCGCAACCGTCCACCGAGACCGGGTCACTGCGATGTCTGAGCATGGCCCAATGAGGCTGAAACTTGCCGCACAGACGAATACGACGGATTTCGCCGTGGGCGACTGGGTTCTGGTGGCGCGCGAAACCCGGCTGCTGGTCCGGCGTCTCACGAGACGGATGCAGTTACAGCGCAAAGCCGAAGGCCGGCGACAAGCGCAGCTTATTGCAGCGAATGTCGACACTCTTTTGATCGTCACATCGTGCAATGATGATTTCAATCCGGCACGATTGGAGCGGTATCTGGCGTTGGCAAACGAGGCTGGGGCGGTCCCTGTGATCGTCCTGACCAAGATCGATCAGACCGCAGAACCCGCACGGTATCTTCGGCAGGCGCAAGCCCTTCAAACCGATCTGGATGCCGTCATGCTGAACGCAAAATCACCTGATGCAGCACTCACATTGGCGCACTGGTGTGGTCCAGGGCAGACCGTCGCCCTTGTCGGGTCGTCCGGGGTCGGTAAGTCGACTTTGCTCAATACGCTGTCGGAGAAGTCTCCCGAGGATGCACAGCCAACAGGTGCCATTCGCGCGGCGGATGCGAAAGGGCGGCATACAACCACCTCGCGATCGCTCCATGCCATCGCCGGTGGCGGCTGGGTGATCGACACGCCGGGAATGCGAACGCTGCATCTGAGCGATGTCTCAGCCGGGCTGAACACTCTGTTTGCAGAGATCGTCGAGCTTGCGTCGCAGTGTCGCTTCCGCGATTGCACACATGCTCATGAACCCGGTTGCGCGGTTCAGGCTGCCACCGCCGATGGGACGCTCGATCCGGCCCGCCTTGACCGGTGGCGTAAGCTTACGGAGGAAAACTCAACCAATACGGTCATCCAGACCGGACCTCGCGGTAACAAGGTTACGAAGACCCCTGGCAAACGCCGCTGA
- a CDS encoding adenylate/guanylate cyclase domain-containing protein — protein sequence MMSVDEEGTADAVRERLDIFRSEIDAFSGEFKGSAGDNAFMIFESAVDAVTFAVEMQKICSEMNQSLAANEQIWFRFGINLGEVLVQGDDISGESINIAARIEAFSNPGRICISGATYDHVSNNLQYGYEYLGGHDFKNIGKTVDVFQVHENPASAAMTPGLRRDINRSVDYRERAIPNQSIVVLPFEFQGNSEDDKWFAEGLTEDVTTSLSRFHNLFVISRDSAYMYRDRLKAPKQVASELRVRYVVEGSVRKSGARLRITIQLLDALLNRTIWGEQYNRNIEDLFDLQDEINQVIVSATAAQIEVTEQERTRLLPPANLLAYGIVLKGERYLSRYTQKDVQNARSLFEAALESDSSYSRAYAASSRTSNLIWRYDWSEDTANSLDEALVFAQRAIEMDGSDARGFGELGFAHLYRKEHEAALNAYDRALKLNPNDANVMSDMADALAHSGRSEESIDLLQKAMRLNPFYPDQYVWHLGGAYFNLKRYDDAIKTIQKMQNPTEGRRILAASYAYLGRKDEAQSEADRVRRAHPDFAAERWADVQPDKYPEDVEHFLEGLKRAGL from the coding sequence ATGATGAGCGTCGACGAAGAGGGAACCGCAGACGCAGTGCGAGAGCGGCTAGATATTTTTCGGAGCGAGATCGATGCGTTCTCTGGGGAATTTAAGGGGTCGGCGGGTGACAACGCGTTCATGATTTTTGAAAGCGCCGTTGATGCCGTCACCTTCGCCGTCGAGATGCAGAAGATCTGCAGCGAGATGAACCAGAGCCTGGCCGCAAACGAACAGATATGGTTTCGCTTCGGCATCAATCTCGGCGAAGTTCTTGTTCAGGGAGACGATATTTCGGGTGAGAGCATCAATATCGCTGCCCGGATTGAGGCGTTTTCAAATCCCGGACGAATTTGCATTTCGGGCGCGACCTACGATCATGTCAGCAACAACCTTCAATATGGGTACGAATATCTTGGCGGCCACGATTTCAAAAATATCGGCAAAACAGTCGATGTCTTTCAGGTTCATGAAAACCCGGCCTCCGCGGCAATGACGCCGGGATTGAGGCGCGATATCAACAGATCGGTCGACTACCGGGAAAGGGCTATTCCAAATCAGTCCATTGTTGTGCTGCCCTTCGAGTTTCAGGGCAACAGCGAGGACGACAAATGGTTTGCTGAGGGCCTAACGGAGGACGTTACCACCAGCCTGTCGCGCTTTCACAATCTCTTCGTTATCTCTCGCGATTCCGCTTACATGTACCGCGACCGGCTCAAAGCGCCAAAGCAAGTGGCAAGCGAACTGAGGGTGCGCTACGTTGTAGAGGGGTCCGTCCGAAAATCCGGAGCCCGGCTGAGGATTACCATCCAGCTACTGGACGCGCTGCTGAACCGCACGATTTGGGGCGAGCAATACAATCGCAATATCGAAGACCTCTTTGATTTGCAGGACGAAATCAATCAAGTCATCGTGTCGGCGACAGCGGCCCAAATCGAGGTTACTGAACAAGAACGAACGCGCCTGCTGCCGCCCGCAAATTTGCTGGCCTATGGGATCGTGCTCAAGGGTGAAAGGTATTTGTCACGGTACACCCAAAAAGACGTGCAAAACGCCCGCTCGCTGTTTGAGGCCGCTTTGGAGAGTGACAGTTCGTACTCACGGGCCTACGCCGCAAGTTCGCGGACGTCCAATTTAATCTGGCGCTACGACTGGTCTGAGGACACCGCGAACTCGCTTGACGAAGCCCTAGTATTTGCGCAGCGCGCCATTGAAATGGATGGAAGCGATGCGCGCGGGTTCGGCGAGTTGGGCTTTGCGCATCTTTACCGGAAGGAGCATGAAGCGGCGCTCAATGCCTATGACCGTGCTCTGAAATTGAACCCCAACGATGCCAATGTGATGTCCGACATGGCTGACGCATTAGCGCATTCAGGTCGGTCAGAAGAGTCCATCGATCTTTTACAGAAAGCTATGCGGCTCAACCCATTTTATCCTGATCAATATGTCTGGCACCTCGGGGGGGCATATTTCAACCTTAAGCGCTATGATGACGCAATCAAAACAATCCAAAAGATGCAAAATCCGACCGAAGGAAGACGGATATTAGCTGCCTCCTATGCGTACCTTGGGCGGAAAGACGAAGCCCAGTCCGAAGCGGATCGGGTACGCAGAGCGCATCCGGACTTTGCTGCCGAACGTTGGGCCGATGTTCAACCGGACAAATACCCAGAAGACGTTGAGCACTTTCTGGAAGGCCTAAAACGTGCTGGACTATAA
- a CDS encoding TfuA-like protein yields the protein MIVFAGPSLCDTDFLQGSALEIRPPVRQGDVYLATLEKPKAIGIIDGYFDGTPSVWHKEILWAISQGITVLGASSMGALRAAELDTFGMIGVGAIYVDYRDGILEGDDEVALAHGPAELGFTRLSVAMVNVRATLKAAVLANVLSRTEAGELAVRAKNIFFKDRTWESVLSETDTGLNDRENLKAWIAANEVDQKRIDAGFLLERMITVGLETPDIDFHFERTDLWVHATRTWKSRQTKCNNADSGTYNLLGNNNFLS from the coding sequence GTGATCGTCTTTGCCGGGCCATCTCTTTGCGATACCGATTTCTTGCAGGGTTCCGCACTCGAAATCCGGCCCCCCGTGCGTCAGGGCGATGTCTATTTGGCAACGCTCGAAAAACCTAAGGCGATCGGCATTATCGATGGGTATTTCGACGGAACTCCCTCAGTCTGGCATAAGGAAATCCTATGGGCGATATCACAAGGTATTACAGTGCTTGGCGCGTCCAGCATGGGTGCCTTGCGCGCTGCTGAGCTTGATACATTTGGCATGATTGGTGTTGGGGCGATCTATGTCGACTACCGCGACGGAATATTGGAAGGTGATGATGAAGTCGCACTAGCACACGGACCGGCTGAACTTGGTTTCACGCGGTTGAGCGTTGCAATGGTTAACGTTCGGGCAACTCTCAAGGCAGCGGTTCTCGCAAACGTACTTTCCCGGACCGAAGCCGGTGAATTAGCTGTCCGGGCCAAGAATATCTTTTTTAAAGACAGAACATGGGAGAGCGTTCTGTCAGAAACTGATACGGGGCTAAACGATCGCGAAAACCTAAAGGCTTGGATTGCAGCGAACGAGGTCGATCAGAAACGCATTGATGCCGGATTTCTTCTGGAGCGCATGATCACGGTTGGGTTGGAAACACCTGACATCGACTTTCATTTTGAGCGTACCGATCTTTGGGTCCACGCCACCCGGACTTGGAAAAGTCGCCAAACGAAGTGCAATAACGCGGACAGCGGAACTTACAACCTATTGGGGAATAACAACTTTCTCAGCTAA
- a CDS encoding gluzincin family metallopeptidase — translation MQGTRFRLFPQPQFLKDFSEPEIVLVSSVAGSLGPGPSDDRMYAIFPIGKTAPYGIAPDGSAVLTPAWQGQVEDPAYPDEYGNFDYLEPGTPQFETAHLFGTVRFVMDIWEGYFGREIPWQSDGTYDRVELTILPSLENAYSGFGFLEMGGDRSDGGYTPFSLNFDVIAHELGHAIIYSEVGVPDPENVTGEYFGFHESAADLVALLSSLHFNSLVDKLLEQTRGNLYTLNAASRIAELSENKQIRVAANDSRLSDFAKGWVKEHHLAQPLTGAFFDIFVDIFHEMLLDYGAISPELEELSDKLLATPEYATVMQAMFDEAFAANPAAFNLALVDARDILGTYLADTWKELKNVQLDFVEVADLFVEIDRRHTGGRFARLIRGNFDMRDIGYAKVGPQLQPLDKGSHANSVRTMVPMD, via the coding sequence ATGCAGGGCACGCGGTTCCGACTGTTCCCTCAACCCCAATTTCTGAAAGATTTTTCTGAGCCAGAAATTGTTCTTGTCTCATCCGTCGCAGGGAGCCTTGGGCCGGGCCCCTCGGATGATCGCATGTATGCAATATTTCCCATCGGTAAGACCGCCCCCTATGGCATTGCGCCCGACGGTTCTGCGGTTTTGACACCTGCATGGCAGGGACAGGTTGAGGATCCTGCTTATCCTGACGAATACGGCAATTTCGACTACCTCGAACCTGGCACTCCACAATTCGAAACTGCGCACCTATTCGGAACTGTTCGATTTGTGATGGATATTTGGGAGGGATATTTCGGGCGGGAGATCCCTTGGCAGAGCGACGGCACTTATGACCGCGTCGAACTGACCATCCTGCCCTCGCTTGAAAACGCCTATTCCGGCTTTGGATTTCTTGAGATGGGCGGCGACCGTAGCGATGGGGGATATACACCCTTCAGTCTCAACTTTGATGTTATTGCCCATGAATTGGGTCACGCGATCATCTATTCTGAAGTGGGCGTCCCCGATCCAGAAAACGTGACCGGGGAGTATTTCGGGTTTCACGAAAGCGCTGCCGATCTTGTTGCGCTCCTCTCGTCGCTGCATTTTAACTCGCTGGTAGATAAACTGCTCGAACAAACGCGCGGTAATCTGTACACGCTTAACGCGGCAAGTCGGATCGCCGAACTGTCCGAGAACAAGCAGATCCGAGTGGCCGCCAACGACTCGCGGCTGAGTGATTTTGCTAAGGGCTGGGTCAAGGAACACCATCTAGCCCAGCCGCTTACCGGTGCATTCTTCGATATCTTCGTGGATATCTTTCATGAGATGCTGCTCGACTACGGTGCGATTTCACCTGAGCTTGAAGAGTTGTCCGACAAATTGTTGGCGACGCCTGAATATGCGACTGTCATGCAGGCTATGTTCGACGAAGCGTTTGCCGCCAATCCGGCAGCGTTTAATCTGGCCCTGGTTGATGCACGTGACATCTTGGGGACCTATCTGGCGGACACCTGGAAAGAGTTAAAAAATGTTCAACTCGATTTTGTCGAAGTGGCTGATTTATTCGTGGAAATTGACCGCCGACATACGGGAGGCCGATTTGCACGGCTGATCCGCGGCAACTTTGATATGCGTGACATCGGCTATGCGAAAGTCGGGCCACAACTCCAGCCGCTCGACAAGGGCAGCCACGCAAATTCCGTGCGGACTATGGTGCCGATGGACTAA